One window from the genome of Roseisolibacter agri encodes:
- a CDS encoding cupin domain-containing protein, whose protein sequence is MSSSTSLPATAPADTAFVGTADVAWTTVAAGVRRQILGHGPDLMLVRVEFERDAVGAVHHHPHRQVTYVAAGRFAVQVGDARRELGPGDTFFAVADVPHGVVALEPGTLIDVFTPAREDFLAASR, encoded by the coding sequence ATGTCGTCCTCCACCTCCCTCCCCGCCACCGCGCCCGCCGACACGGCGTTCGTCGGCACCGCCGACGTCGCGTGGACGACCGTCGCCGCCGGCGTGCGCCGCCAGATCCTCGGCCACGGGCCGGACCTGATGCTCGTGCGCGTCGAGTTCGAGCGCGACGCCGTGGGCGCCGTGCACCACCATCCGCACCGCCAGGTCACGTACGTCGCCGCCGGCCGCTTCGCCGTGCAGGTGGGCGACGCGCGCCGCGAGCTCGGCCCCGGCGACACGTTCTTCGCCGTCGCCGACGTCCCCCACGGCGTCGTCGCGCTGGAGCCGGGCACGCTGATCGACGTCTTCACGCCGGCGCGCGAGGACTTCCTCGCGGCCAGCCGCTGA
- a CDS encoding SDR family NAD(P)-dependent oxidoreductase, translating into MHTDLQGKVAVVTGGARDIGAAVVRALAARGASVVVNYHGSADRAAALVAEVTAAGGKAIAVKADVTSPADVRRLVDETRAAFGDRIDILVNNAGGLVARKTMGDMDVDFWRHVMDLNLTSVFLVTQAVLPQMGEGGAIVNLSSLAARDGGGGGALAYSAAKGAVLTLTRGLSKELAPRRIRVNAVSPGMIATTFHDTFTKPEVRQAVAARTSVGREGSADDVANAVLFLASDASAYITGESVEINGGLYFV; encoded by the coding sequence ATGCATACGGATCTGCAGGGCAAGGTCGCCGTCGTCACCGGCGGCGCGCGCGACATCGGCGCGGCCGTCGTCCGCGCGCTCGCGGCGCGCGGCGCCTCGGTGGTCGTCAACTACCACGGCAGCGCCGACCGCGCCGCCGCGCTGGTGGCCGAGGTCACCGCGGCGGGCGGGAAGGCGATCGCGGTGAAGGCCGACGTCACGAGCCCGGCCGACGTGCGCCGCCTGGTGGACGAGACGCGCGCCGCCTTCGGCGACCGCATCGACATCCTCGTCAACAACGCCGGCGGCCTGGTGGCGCGGAAGACGATGGGCGACATGGACGTCGACTTCTGGCGCCACGTGATGGACCTCAACCTCACGAGCGTCTTCCTCGTCACGCAGGCGGTGCTGCCGCAGATGGGCGAGGGCGGCGCGATCGTGAACCTCTCGTCGCTGGCCGCGCGCGACGGCGGCGGCGGCGGCGCGCTCGCCTACTCGGCCGCCAAGGGCGCCGTGCTGACGCTCACGCGCGGCCTGTCGAAGGAGCTGGCGCCGCGCCGCATCCGCGTGAACGCCGTCTCGCCGGGGATGATCGCGACCACGTTCCACGACACGTTCACCAAGCCCGAGGTGCGCCAGGCCGTCGCGGCGCGCACGTCCGTCGGGCGCGAGGGCTCCGCCGACGACGTCGCCAACGCGGTGCTCTTCCTCGCCTCCGACGCCTCCGCCTACATCACGGGCGAGTCGGTCGAGATCAACGGTGGCCTCTACTTCGTCTGA
- a CDS encoding heparinase II/III domain-containing protein — MPVSIRRLVLGAMTAAALPAAASAQQNQHPSIFITRQEATEIRASAGKYPLLDRSIAAARAMVARAMANPTDVPQPGEAGGYAHERHKQNYREMQAAGLLFAITGDEKYARFVRDMLEKYAVLYPTLGAHPLNKNQSAGKLFHQSLNDATWLVATSIAYDCIHDWLKPAERARFEKNVFRPMAEWLSTEHAQEFDRIHNHGTWAAASVGMLGYVIGDTSYVNRALYGTKRDKTGGFLRQLDLLFSPDGYYMEGPYYIRYALMPFFYFAEAVERKQPSVGIYAYRDSILKKGLYSAVQTAYPNGIFPPINDASRTMAVDAPEVTLAVDLAYRRYGANQNLLGIANLQNAVVLNGAGLGVARAMAARSTPPAVGFGSVEFTDGHDGQRGGLGILRSGTGRDASMLLMKYGVHGQGHGHFDKLHFTFFDGGREVVPDYGFSRWINIEPKFGGRYLPENDTYAMQTVAHNTVVVDQTTQAAGKESASEAAWGERHWFDARNPNAQGMSARADKFYPGVGMQRTMLLLRDARLPYPVVVDLYRLASGAEHTYDYPVHFRGPLIATSVKYQANTTRLEPVGQKFGYEHLWKEASGTSDSTVRLTWLDGSRYYTITTAAAPGTEVLFARTGAADPNFNLIAEPLMLVRRRAADHTFASVIEPHGYFNEAQERSEQARPRIQQVRLVGSDAQATVVEVTGEGGLRWTVMATNGAANATAQHSATFGGRTYTWTGNFAVEGLQAPR; from the coding sequence ATGCCCGTATCGATCCGTCGTCTCGTCCTCGGCGCGATGACCGCCGCCGCGCTGCCCGCGGCCGCCAGCGCCCAGCAGAACCAGCACCCCAGCATCTTCATCACGCGGCAGGAGGCGACCGAGATCCGCGCGTCCGCCGGGAAGTACCCGCTGCTCGACCGGTCGATCGCCGCGGCGCGCGCGATGGTCGCGCGCGCGATGGCCAACCCCACCGACGTCCCGCAGCCCGGCGAGGCCGGCGGCTACGCGCACGAGCGCCACAAGCAGAACTACCGCGAGATGCAGGCGGCCGGCCTGCTGTTCGCGATCACCGGCGACGAGAAGTACGCGCGCTTCGTGCGCGACATGCTCGAGAAGTACGCCGTGCTGTACCCCACGCTCGGCGCGCACCCGCTGAACAAGAACCAGTCGGCCGGGAAGCTCTTCCACCAGAGCCTCAACGACGCGACGTGGCTGGTGGCGACGTCGATCGCCTACGACTGCATCCACGACTGGCTCAAGCCGGCCGAGCGCGCGCGCTTCGAGAAGAACGTCTTCCGCCCGATGGCGGAGTGGCTCTCGACCGAGCACGCGCAGGAGTTCGACCGCATCCACAACCACGGCACCTGGGCCGCGGCCTCGGTGGGGATGCTCGGCTACGTCATCGGCGACACGTCGTACGTGAACCGCGCGCTGTACGGCACCAAGCGCGACAAGACCGGCGGCTTCCTGCGCCAGCTCGACCTGCTGTTCTCGCCCGACGGCTACTACATGGAGGGCCCGTACTACATCCGGTACGCGCTGATGCCCTTCTTCTACTTCGCCGAGGCGGTGGAGCGGAAGCAGCCGTCGGTCGGCATCTACGCCTACCGCGACAGCATCCTCAAGAAGGGGCTCTACTCGGCGGTGCAGACGGCGTATCCGAACGGGATCTTCCCGCCCATCAACGACGCGTCGCGCACGATGGCGGTGGACGCGCCCGAGGTGACGCTGGCGGTGGACCTCGCGTACCGCCGCTACGGCGCCAACCAGAACCTCCTCGGCATCGCCAACCTGCAGAACGCCGTCGTGCTGAACGGCGCGGGGCTGGGCGTCGCGCGGGCGATGGCGGCGCGCAGCACGCCGCCGGCGGTGGGCTTCGGCTCGGTCGAGTTCACCGACGGCCACGACGGCCAGCGCGGTGGGCTCGGGATCCTGCGCTCGGGCACCGGCCGCGACGCGTCGATGCTGCTGATGAAGTACGGCGTGCACGGCCAGGGGCACGGCCACTTCGACAAGCTGCACTTCACCTTCTTCGACGGCGGCCGCGAGGTCGTGCCGGACTACGGCTTCAGCCGCTGGATCAACATCGAGCCGAAGTTCGGCGGGCGGTACCTGCCGGAGAACGACACGTACGCGATGCAGACCGTCGCGCACAACACGGTCGTCGTGGACCAGACGACGCAGGCCGCCGGGAAGGAGTCGGCCAGCGAGGCCGCGTGGGGCGAGCGCCACTGGTTCGACGCGCGCAACCCGAATGCGCAGGGGATGAGCGCCCGCGCCGACAAGTTCTACCCGGGCGTCGGGATGCAGCGCACGATGCTGCTGCTGCGCGACGCGCGGCTGCCGTACCCGGTGGTGGTGGACCTCTACCGCCTCGCGAGCGGCGCCGAGCACACGTACGACTATCCCGTGCACTTCCGCGGGCCGCTGATCGCCACGAGCGTGAAGTACCAGGCGAACACCACGCGCCTGGAGCCCGTCGGCCAGAAGTTCGGCTACGAGCACCTGTGGAAGGAGGCGTCGGGCACGTCCGACTCGACGGTGCGGCTGACGTGGCTGGACGGGAGCCGCTACTACACGATCACGACCGCCGCCGCGCCGGGCACCGAGGTGCTGTTCGCGCGCACGGGCGCCGCGGACCCGAACTTCAACCTGATCGCCGAGCCGCTGATGCTCGTGCGGCGCCGCGCGGCGGACCACACGTTCGCGTCGGTGATCGAGCCGCACGGCTACTTCAACGAGGCGCAGGAGCGCAGCGAGCAGGCGCGCCCGCGCATCCAGCAGGTGCGGCTGGTCGGCAGCGACGCGCAGGCGACCGTCGTCGAGGTCACCGGCGAGGGCGGGCTGCGCTGGACGGTGATGGCCACCAACGGCGCCGCGAACGCGACCGCGCAGCACAGCGCGACGTTCGGCGGCCGGACGTACACGTGGACCGGCAACTTCGCGGTCGAGGGGCTGCAGGCGCCGCGCTGA
- a CDS encoding alginate lyase family protein yields MSTLAMRALAFPVALVATAACAGAHAAAPRAVTAAAQAPAAATASRTDAPRTIVLRAEALAETRRRVAAGDASVMPALRKLVQDADKALRAPLVAVTDKRSGLAPSNDPHDYFSLSPYWWPDTTKANGLPYVRRDGVTNPESKRDLDQPRVAALGANTLTLALAYHLTGNEAYSRRAAEQVRRWFLDPATRMNPHLRFAQLVRGNPAERGSGIIDTRWFIETVDAVALLRGSPAWSAEDQRGMEQWCAAYATWLRESPNGKHEQAARNNHGSWYAAQTAALALFAGDTAGARAIIEGAKPRIGWQITPAGDQPIELERTRSYHYSNFNVEALTRLAEMGRHVGVDLWRYQAPEGGSLRKAVDHLARHAADPKTWPGQQIDAVDLDLLVLTFRRAQHAWSDAPYADVLRKLPAKLVQEDRSALLYPDARAR; encoded by the coding sequence GTGAGCACCCTCGCCATGAGGGCGCTGGCCTTCCCCGTCGCCCTCGTGGCGACCGCGGCGTGCGCGGGTGCGCACGCCGCGGCCCCGCGGGCCGTGACCGCCGCCGCCCAGGCGCCGGCGGCCGCCACGGCCTCCCGCACCGACGCGCCGCGCACGATCGTGCTGCGTGCCGAGGCGCTGGCCGAGACGCGGCGCCGTGTGGCCGCGGGCGACGCGTCGGTGATGCCGGCGCTGCGCAAGCTGGTGCAGGACGCGGACAAGGCGCTGCGCGCGCCGCTGGTCGCGGTGACCGACAAGCGCTCGGGCCTCGCGCCCAGCAACGACCCGCACGACTACTTCAGCCTCTCGCCGTACTGGTGGCCCGACACCACCAAGGCGAACGGGCTCCCCTACGTCCGGCGCGACGGGGTCACGAACCCCGAGAGCAAGCGCGACCTCGACCAGCCGCGCGTCGCGGCGCTCGGCGCCAACACGCTGACGCTCGCGCTGGCGTACCACCTCACCGGCAACGAGGCGTACTCGCGCCGCGCGGCCGAGCAGGTGCGCCGCTGGTTCCTCGACCCGGCGACGCGCATGAACCCGCACCTGCGCTTCGCGCAGCTGGTGCGCGGCAACCCCGCGGAGCGCGGCAGCGGCATCATCGACACGCGCTGGTTCATCGAGACCGTGGACGCGGTCGCGCTGCTGCGCGGCTCGCCCGCCTGGAGCGCCGAGGACCAGCGCGGCATGGAGCAGTGGTGCGCGGCCTACGCGACGTGGCTGCGCGAGAGCCCCAACGGGAAGCACGAGCAGGCGGCGCGCAACAACCACGGCTCGTGGTACGCCGCGCAGACCGCGGCGCTGGCGCTGTTCGCGGGCGACACGGCCGGGGCGCGCGCCATCATCGAGGGCGCGAAGCCGCGCATCGGCTGGCAGATCACGCCCGCCGGCGACCAGCCGATCGAGCTGGAGCGCACGCGCTCGTACCACTACAGCAACTTCAACGTCGAGGCGCTGACGCGCCTGGCCGAGATGGGCCGCCACGTCGGCGTGGACCTGTGGCGCTACCAGGCGCCCGAGGGCGGCTCGCTGCGGAAGGCCGTCGACCACCTCGCGCGCCACGCCGCCGATCCCAAGACGTGGCCCGGCCAGCAGATCGACGCGGTCGACCTCGACCTGCTCGTGCTGACCTTCCGCCGCGCGCAGCACGCGTGGAGCGACGCGCCCTACGCCGACGTGCTGCGGAAGCTGCCGGCGAAGCTGGTGCAGGAAGACCGCAGCGCGCTGCTCTACCCCGACGCGCGCGCGCGCTGA